The window TGCCTTGTTTCTTTCTATAAGACTTGCGGCTCTGACTTTGGAAACTGCAAGGAGTATGCCTTTGATATTCTATGCCAGATTCTTACAGAAGATAAGGAAGGACCTTGTCAAGAAACCTCTTTCttggataaagaaatcaaatctgcaattcttgattttttgaataCAGAGAGTTCAATAAAGAATTTGAATAAGATTCGCGATTTTGTCGCTAAGATTGTCACTAAAGAAGTAAGACTTGGAAATGATTGGCCTGAGCTTCTTGAGTTTGTTTATGAATCTTTGGATTCTGATTCTGAAGAAAAAGTGAAGTATGCTGTTTCTTTGCTTTATAAGTTGATTCCGCATTGTGCTGTCGAAGATCTGGTTGTTAGTCCTGATTCCTTTTATGATAGTTTAGTGGATATATTTGATTCTGATTATATGAGTTTAGAGGTACAGGTTGAGGCAGTTCTGACCTCAAATCGTTTTCTCTTGTACTGGACGAATCGATCGAATCATGATAGGTATAGTGTCCTTATGATTCAAATAGTGGAGACCATTTCCACTTTGGTTGAGCATAAATCAGACAAAGATGTACAGGCGGTAGTTAAGGAATTGACTGTGTTGACAAAGGAGAAGCCATGGACTTTGAGCAGCAAATTTGATTATGTAGTTCTATCTGTGCTTAGGATCCTAGGTGAAGTCGAACTCCAAGACAAAACAAGAATTCTTGCACTAGAATTTGTGATTGCTTTAGCTGAAGAAAGAGTTCAGGGTCGACAGATGTTGCTAGGATCGCAACTCGCAATCCCAAAGTTACTTGAAAAGATTTTGCTTCTGCTAGCAAATTTGAAAGATGACTCAGAATGGGGAACTGCAGAGAGTGATACACAGAATCTGCATTCGGCAAGGTGCTTGGATAGAATTGTAGCCGCCTTAGGTGGGGAAGTTCTTATGAGGTATTTCCCCCGATTATTTGCAATTAATTTTTGTGCTGAAGATTGGCAGAGCCGCCACGCTGCGGTTCTTTCCCTTGGCATTGTTGCAGAGAGATGCTCAAGTCTAAAGGTCTCAGATTATTTCTCCGTTTCCATTCTAATGTTTTGTCATTGGTTCTAATTCTTGTGGCTTTATTGGACTTCAAAATCATCCCTAAGGTTCTATATTTTGCAGGAGTCGAAACACAGTTGGGATCAAATGGCAGGAAGAATTATAAGAAGTGTCAAAGAAGACATACACCCTTGTGTGCGTTTGACAGCTTTATATACAATTAAACAATTTTCCAAGAATTTGAAACCTGAATTTCAAGACCAGTATCGTGACCAAGTTCTTCCTGCATTAACGAAAGCCATGGATGATTTCAATTATCCCCGCGTTCAGGTACTTCGATTCCTGAAGTAGTTAATCCTGGCTTAATCTTGTATTATCAGTATCCTTTTGCCATCTTGCCTATAGATTTTATATCCTTGATTCTTCATATTTTACTTATTATATCCTCTCAGGTGCAAGCTTATTCAGCATTGTTTGAATTCACCTCGAACTGCACTCCAAGTATTCTAAATCCTTACCTAAAAGAAATTGTCACCAAATTGCTCAAAGAATTAAGGGtatattatcttaaaaatacaattcattctACTGTATGCACCCTTGTTTATAATTCATTTTGGCACTAATGCAGGAAGAAAAGCACATGATCAAGGGTGAAACTTTGAAAGTATTGTCTGCAGTTGCTTATTCATCACAGGTACTTCTTGATAGTCTCTTAatctaagttttatttttcttacatttcatttatccttttattttgacactgTAGGATCAGTTTGCAGAGTATTACAGTACTGTCATGCCTTACCTTAAGGTTATAATGATGTCTGCGAAAAAGGAACTTGATCACAACCTTCTAGCCAATTCCGTGGATTGCATCACTATGGTTTGGATGGCTGTAGGAAAGGAGAAGATCAGAGATGATACTGATATGGTAATTGTCAATAAAGTTTTTAAGAATAGACCACCTGAAGTCAGCCTGTAACCCAAACAGATGGGGTCAGCAAGGCCAAATGATCTGTAATTGTGAGATCATTGCCTCACTAACTGTTTGTTATCTCATACAAGGTTGTGAAAATGCTTATCTCGTTACAAAGATCTGAATTAGAGGCAAATGATCCAATGAGATGTCAACTGTTGCAAGTATGTTAATGTTACTTCTTCGATTTCATTTGAAACATAAACGCAGTACTTTCATTTATACCTGCTTTTTATCTAACACAAATCAATAACCATGTTTCAGGCATGGGCCAGACTGGGGAAATGCTTGGGAAAAGAATTCAAACCTTATATGAGTGTCTCCATTCCTCGTTTGCTCAGGTCTGCTAAAATTGGATCATATGTCCTTATACCTGAGAATCCTGACAATGTTGATGAATCAGACGGAAGGTTGGCttttaagatgaaaattttTCTTCATTCCTCTAATGCATATGTTATaagtaaatttcttttaaaacaatGCTACAATGGCATAAGCTATACTCTGAAATCGAGAAatcttttcttttagctttatGCTTTcagaagaaattattttaacaataagATAGCAACATTTGGTGTTTCGAATTATGATCTGATATTATGATTTTTAGCCCTTTCCTTTTGCTGAGGGATATATGATTTTTACAGTATCAGGGCCCTGATTCTTGGAGAACGAAAGATATGGATCAAGACTAAGGTCCTGGAGGAGAAAGTTGCAGCTTGTGAAGGGCTGTATTTACTTGCTGATGAGTTGAAGGAAGGACTTTCTGTATGGATCGAAGAGGTTAGTTATGTAGCACTTCATATGATTTTCCTTTCTTGAATCTCTTCAAACAAAACGTAAAAGGCTGTATTTGTGTAGGTTGCTCAGACTTTAGTTCCATTTCTCAACTTTCAACTCAACGAAGAGATTCGAAGAGTTGCTGCTTCAGGTATTTACACATCAATGGTCCTTGACAAAGAAGGCATAATTCTGCAAGTTAAAACTAATGCTCAGAATAGATTGCAGATTTCCTGACAGCCTGCACACCTTGGAGTAAAACTGTCACAACTTCCTCTAGGAAACTCCGATACCGCACACACCATTTGAAGCATCAGAACCTAGATACGTGTAGCTTTCTAGTCATATATGGATTGCATGGTGTTTTGCTTAGAATTAATACAGTTTTTCCTTTGAAGTTAAATTCAAAATCTGAGCTTGTTATGAAAGTTTTCAGCTGTCCTAAACCTTGTTAAGCACCATTTATCTCATCTTAATTTCTcaatgtaaattttttatttatcaggaATGCTCCTGCATCACTGACagtaacaatttaatttttttgtgcttcCACACTAGCCATGCCAGTGCTATTAAAATCATCTaaagaagcaaaacaaaaagGGAATCTTGAATTGTCTGATGAATCTCCTTTCGAGAAGTTATGTTCTGATGTGTTACCAGCTTTGGTAAAAGCACTAAGTAAGGTAATTTCTATCTGgatatgacatttttttttaatcaaagaaaTGACTTTTTATTAAGCTTCGCTGCCATTTAAGaaatttgtaatttgtaattGCTATTGCTGAGTAGGAATCCTTGCCCGAAATTGCTGCAATAATTTTGGACTCATTGGAGGAATGCATGAAGGTCTGTATTGCTTTTAATAAATCTGTACTGCGTATAGCTGTCTATGATCTTACATCAGAAGAATTCAAATTGCTTGTTTCTactttaatcatatttttttacttctataTATCTTTCCAAGGATAATGATTCTGCTAATCGAATTCATATGTTATAGCAAAATGCTGTTCGCGTACTAATGCTCTTTATCTTTCAGATGTCTGGACCTGTTCTAGATGAAGACCAGACTGACTTGTTCTTGAAGAAGATAATGAATGTTTTGAATTCAAGAAGCAAAGTAGGGGACATTGATGTAATAAAGCAGACGTTACAAGAAGAACAAAAAGTTTATGACAAAGTCTGTAGTTTTTGTCATCTTTAATTAGATATGCCTTGCCgcttatttcaaatttaattatctgTGCAAGTTCCTTGAAATGAGTTCTGTTTCTTGCCTTATGTTCATTTCTTGATGCAGGCAGTTGATTGTTTGGCCACTTTCATCAGAATACAAAAGTCTTCTTTCTCACCATTCCTCGGCAAGCTTTTACCTTGCATACAACTTATGTGGGTGAGTTTAACCATTCATTTCTGCTCAGATTCTGTGATGCTAACTGATCTCAGTTTCATCCATAAAACTGTAGCATGAATGCTGCTTCTAGGCTACCCTGATGACTTTCCAATTCCGTTctaattgttttcattttccCTTGTTTCTTTGCCTTCAGGAAAAGGATAAAATAGCTAAAGAGCGAAGAACTGGCTTGCGCATATTTTGTGATGTTGCAAAGCAATTCCCAGAAGAAGCATTCAGGTAGAACACTTCGTTTTTATTGATTCAGCTTGTTATTTAAATGTGCTTAATACAATCTGATAAAACAGGCAGTACAATATTTGTCTTCTGTTTCTGTTTGAGGCATGCAAGGATGAGAACCCCGAAGTTCTAGAGGTTTATCTCCCACTCATGCCTGTAATGTAGGCACGCATTCATGTGGTGCATTTCTGATTCAAAATACTGTCGTTTCAGGTGGCTGTGCAGGCAATTGGGATATTTGCTGAGTTTGGTGGGTCTGCATTCAAGTCTCTTCTTAGAGGTTGCTTGTTATACTGCTTTCTGCTACATGAGTTAGTCCAGTGCAGTCTGTTACTGTAATAAATCACATCACTTTTTTCTTCGGCAGGGGCTTTTTATGCTTTGAAAGCGGTTATAGACCATCCTAAGGCGTTGCAGATAGAATATGTAATGGCCCATGATGCTGCTGTTTCTGCTCTAGGAAAATTTTTGCAGTTCCATCGTGAAAAACTCAATGCGGCacaggtatatatatatacttttttccTATTCCCAGATCAATGGAAAAAGAAGCTTTTATGTTTTACCAAATGCGTACACATTTCATCTTCTACTCCCTTTTAGACTTTCCTTTTGGACTTATTGAAGCGATACACGTATTGACAAGTTTAAGTCCAAGAAGAAAGACTGAACAAGTATAGAAGACTGAACAAGTAAAGCGAGCTTTCTGATGAAAATGAACATAATTTTGATCTGGTTCATTCCAACTATTCTTCACTAGTAAGAAATTGGATTCGAACAATTAGGAGATTTAGTAGAAGAAATACAGTATAATGGGTCACCTTGTTGTCATGTCCAAATTAGATCTAGAAGTTGTTGTTCAggattttactttattttcctagttattttcatattcttttccTAGTTAGGTTTtagaattttgatttaattaggtttttattaGTTTAGGTTAGTTTAGCATCTATTCAAACCATTTGTAAGTTATTTCAAGAAGAGTTTTCGGAATTATTGAATTTCAGAACATATTAAAACAGTGTTTTCTCTATGGTTTAGATCTAGGGCTATAACCTTAAGACTCGAGAAACCctagttctttctttttctttcgtCATACGTTGTGTCGCTGATCTTCAACAGGAGAGTATGTTGTCAGTAAAACAGTAGCACATGCAAAGCTAGGAATTAATTTGTCCTTTGAAAAGCATATTATGGCCATTCTGTGAAGTTTGTTTCTCTATTTAACAGTTTTTAAAGACATGGTTAAGACATTTGCCGCTGGAAAATAATCTAAACGAGGCCAAAGTTGCGCATCATCAGCTTTGTTCACTAGTTGAAGTGTAAGTCAAAATTTTCATCACATGTTTGAAGTACAACTAGAAACAGTCAGTTATATTTTCCACTGATGgagtatttttcttatttcatttcaGGTCAGATGTGGAACTTCTTGgtcccaaaaagaaaaatcttcacaAGATTGTTACTGTTTATGCCGAGGTACAGTCCAATAGTTCCATCCTTTgtttaaaaacagaaaattgCTTAAATTTCTGTGAATTCTACTTATCATAGAGtaactcctttttctttttgttcagaTCCTGTGGGCAGGTAAGAAGTTAGCAACTGAGGAAACTGTAAGCCAAATGATCAAGCAATTGGAACTTTACAGGAGAAGGTCAATCCCCTCTACCTGGAGATCCTTCATGTTATCCATGGAAAACCATCTGCGAAGGAAGTTGGAATCAAAATTATCATCCTAGATTGTTATTTCTAGTTGTCAATGTTGTCTGTCCCACTTCGAAACCTTGGTGCTAATCAGCAAGTTTTCTCATTGCAGAATGTATATGAACTATTCTTATGTGCATTCACCCTTTTTGCCCTAACAGTTCCTGGAATGCATAAATCAAAGGAATAGATTGCTTATTCAATCACTTCTAATCTAAAAGAGGTACTCATTCTGATATTGAACATCtgctagaaagaaagaaacacgtGTCTTTGTCCATTGCTCTTATAACACCCACCGCGCCTATGTCAGAAAAGAAGCTCGAGGGCCACATGACATAGAGTTGCCACCATCCAAGGGCTAAAGTACCACGACTTTGTAATTTGACCACCTCATTAACGCAAATGCTTTAATCTAATCCTTGAATAAATGGACACCAAATACAGTACATTTGAGACCCTCACTCTTCTTCTAAGTGATGATCAGCATGGATTTTGGCAAGAAACCTCCTTCGAGGATGAAAAAACTGAAATCTGCAATTCTTGATTGCCTTTATACACAAGGCCAGAAAGGTTTTTGCCTAAAATTCACGATTTTGTAGCCAAGCTTGTCAAAAAGTAGTAATTGATCGAAATGAATGGCCTGAGCCAACTGAGTTTCTTTAGGAATCTTTGAATTCTAGATCCGAGGGGAAACTAAAGTGTGCACTTCATTTGCTTTGTAAGTTGATGCCACAATGCCATAATAGGTTGTTGAATATATTTGATTCTAAAATGAGTTTGGAGGCATATGCTCAGGCAGTTCATAACTCAACTAATTTTATCTTGTACTGGAAAAATCGATCGAATTACTATAGGTACATTTCCCATTTGGATCAAATGGTGAATACCCTTTTCATTTCGGTCTATCTTTATTCAGACCAATATGCACAAGTGGTGGTCAAGGAATCAAATTGATTTGGTTGGCAAAGAATAATTCATTGTCTCTAAGTACCCATTTTGATAATGTAGTTGAGCTGTAGCCGAAAACCAGGCTCTTGCACTGGAATTTGTAGTCATTTTAGCTGAAGAAAGATATCAGGATCGAGAATTCTACTCGAATTGCCACATTTTATCACGAAGTTCAATGAAAAGATGTTGTTTATGCTCGAAGTCATAAAAGATGAACCAGAATGTGAAACTGCATAGAGAGATGACAAGAATCAGGACTTGTCAAGATTTTCGGCTCATGGGAAGAAGACCTTGGCTAGAATTGAAGCTGCCCTGGGTGAGGAACAGGGTAAATTCTTAGAAAGAGCTTCCTTCAATCATCCCTGGGCTAATGCTGCTTATATGTGTTGCAGGCATGGAAACACGATTTGAATGATATGACAGCATTACTTACAGAAGTTGTCAATGAACATATCCACCCTCGCATTTGTTGGCAGCTCTAAATACAATTAAAGAATTTTCCAAGCATTTGAGCCTGGAATTTCAAGAACAGTATCGTCAACAAGTGGTGCTCGCATTAACAAAGGCTGCTTTCTTAACCATGATCTCTTCTCTTTCAGTTGTCAGGACCAACTCTAGGCGAAGACCAAATCAACTTCTTCTAGGTAGAGATAATGAAGGTTCTCATAAACAGACCATCTCGTTCAGGAAGCAAAATGGTGGACATTGACGCAAGAAAGCAAGAATTAGTAGAAGAGGAAAATCAGAAAGAAGAAATGTTTCTGACAAAGTCTGTAGTTTCTGTCATCTTTAACTGGACATGCTGCTTTTATACTCATTTCAGATTTAATTGTTTGTATATGTTCCTTGGAATGAGGTTTGCTTGTTGCCTTGTGTTTATTTCTTGATGCAGACTGCTGGTTGTCTGGCCACTTTTATCAGCACtcataagtatttttttattattctagttggtatgagaaaataatataaattatattttaaagtgtcatgtaatagtttaattttttgaattaaaacagtttttataataatattatagttttatctaccaaatattaaaagcgtgtattataaaataataatatttgaggACTCACCTAATATTTAAGCAATATGGGTGAGTTTATCTACTCTCGTCTAAATAATGCATAATGATCAAAATTTTCATCCCTTAAATTACGTTGTTGTATGGCGACTATTGGTAAAACTTAGTTGAAGGACACAGGAGATGAAACTGAGGATGCTACAGTGATGACTCTGATTTCCATCAAATTGGTTCTGTTTCTACTAGGTGGATTGCCCGCGCGACGCTGCGGGCTTTCTTGGCAATTACAAATTGATGAACTCTGAATCGCAtagcaaggaaaaaaagaaggaagaactTTCCTAACATGCAAGCAAGATCTAGTTGCACTGAAAGGCAATGAATGCAGCAGTTAAGCAATAATATCTTTAGGTGAAAAGGAGTTTGTTTAACACCTGTGATGCTTGCATAATAAGTGAATAAGCAGATACAAAGAAAACATAGTTGTTGTCCAATGATTCTAGAAAAAAAGAGGTGCttgataaatccaaaaaaagaaCTGAATATAGCAGTGCTAGCCAGATAGTCAAGTTGAATGCTGGCGCTGGTAAGGTCTATGCTTCCTACCAGCTTCAGAATGGTGGTGCCATGATAGCTTATTTTCCCTTTCATCACCAGCAATACATCCTCATATTTGCTAGTGTAGTATAAATCAGATTGTATGTGTTCTTCAGAAGAATTACTCATTGGTCATCATGGCactggatttcttaaacacatcCAGGTATGCTTCCGAACAGTTTGTTGTGAGAAAGGTCTAAAACTTGTAAAGAAGTTATATAACAGAGTTCTTCAGGGATGGAGGCATAAAGATTATTTGACCATAGCATGATAACCTTCAAATTAGACAACCTTTCTCCAAGCCATGAGGGAACAATACCAGCTAATTGATTTTCAGCAAAGTCAAGGGTTTGTAACTGTGATCAATTTTCAAGTGACAAAGGTATGCCACCAGAAATGATGTTCTTTTCAAGGCTCAAAGATTGAAGGTAACTGTAGTTTCCTAGCGAATTTGGAATGTCACTGGTAAAAGTGTTGTTGCCTAAATATTGTCACTGCCTCCAACAATCAAGTATTTCTAACAAAAGATTGTTTCTAAGATTGAGAACTTGCAAAAGCTTTGACTCGTCCATCCTATCACACAAAAAATAGGAAATGGGACCTGACAGAGAGTTGTCCCATCACAGTGATTCAGTTTTTTTGGAGCATCAACGATGCTAAAGAAAACCAAGACGCTTCTCATGTATAGGGCTATAAGCTCTTGTAATGGACTTGTCTTGATTCTGGGGACTGCTAGATCCTATTTCAAAGAAAGTTTTACAGTGGATTCAATTCAAGCTCTTGCCATTTATTTATGGGCATGAAAGAGTTAa of the Populus nigra chromosome 7, ddPopNigr1.1, whole genome shotgun sequence genome contains:
- the LOC133700111 gene encoding uncharacterized protein LOC133700111 — encoded protein: MASTTSSPLPQDSATPPSMSLPSLLRAKLRPTRGNPNSAINWSPPPTSRLRPPSLGSQRSPLLSPPTQSSLNSTRDYLRRKTMEILESPDTLPLTCLIEELNFPETSTDLMYAQNLLNYLKNNYLTSFCFCLVSFYKTCGSDFGNCKEYAFDILCQILTEDKEGPCQETSFLDKEIKSAILDFLNTESSIKNLNKIRDFVAKIVTKEVRLGNDWPELLEFVYESLDSDSEEKVKYAVSLLYKLIPHCAVEDLVVSPDSFYDSLVDIFDSDYMSLEVQVEAVLTSNRFLLYWTNRSNHDRYSVLMIQIVETISTLVEHKSDKDVQAVVKELTVLTKEKPWTLSSKFDYVVLSVLRILGEVELQDKTRILALEFVIALAEERVQGRQMLLGSQLAIPKLLEKILLLLANLKDDSEWGTAESDTQNLHSARCLDRIVAALGGEVLMRYFPRLFAINFCAEDWQSRHAAVLSLGIVAERCSSLKESKHSWDQMAGRIIRSVKEDIHPCVRLTALYTIKQFSKNLKPEFQDQYRDQVLPALTKAMDDFNYPRVQVQAYSALFEFTSNCTPSILNPYLKEIVTKLLKELREEKHMIKGETLKVLSAVAYSSQDQFAEYYSTVMPYLKVIMMSAKKELDHNLLANSVDCITMVWMAVGKEKIRDDTDMVVKMLISLQRSELEANDPMRCQLLQAWARLGKCLGKEFKPYMSVSIPRLLRSAKIGSYVLIPENPDNVDESDGSIRALILGERKIWIKTKVLEEKVAACEGLYLLADELKEGLSVWIEEVAQTLVPFLNFQLNEEIRRVAASAMPVLLKSSKEAKQKGNLELSDESPFEKLCSDVLPALVKALSKESLPEIAAIILDSLEECMKQNAVRVLMLFIFQMSGPVLDEDQTDLFLKKIMNVLNSRSKVGDIDVIKQTLQEEQKVYDKAVDCLATFIRIQKSSFSPFLGKLLPCIQLMWEKDKIAKERRTGLRIFCDVAKQFPEEAFRQYNICLLFLFEACKDENPEVLEVAVQAIGIFAEFGGSAFKSLLRGAFYALKAVIDHPKALQIEYVMAHDAAVSALGKFLQFHREKLNAAQFLKTWLRHLPLENNLNEAKVAHHQLCSLVEVSDVELLGPKKKNLHKIVTVYAEILWAGKKLATEETRDDKNQDLSRFSAHGKKTLARIEAALGEEQEWYFRNSLPDQLRPCKDEIPEEIGIFAEDGGLVGRGCSWFKSLVIGYPKALDRECVMVNGAAVSALGKIMQFHRERLNVAKKEILRYLSTIHALKLYNTNIFSKMLVSDHSVKCEAGFFI